In one window of Cytophagaceae bacterium ABcell3 DNA:
- the rodA gene encoding rod shape-determining protein RodA: MRDNLSKNIDWLTIALYATFVTFGWFNIFAAVYDHDAQMSIFDFSINSGKQLMWIGIATLLIFAIFIIDYKFYSSFAFFIYGAVIVVLVLTCLFAPDIKGSRSWLVLGPIRLQPAEFAKLGTALAISSYLGQVNMKLSKFKTQRMVAFLILLPSILILLQNETGTVLVFSAFVLVLYREGLSPVLLVAGIGCVVLFVVALVVEENLYIVFALLAMTSIFIISQLYKLRKRTLKRLVINRILIAAGLAVVSIGVVYGTDFFVNDVLQPHQQARIKALLDPESDPQGFGWNVIQSKTAIGSGGFAGKGFLQGTQTKFDFVPEQSTDFIFCTIGEEHGWIGSSLLIALYVVFLCRLVFLAERQKDKFSRIFGYSVASIIFFHFMVNIGMTIGVFPIIGIPLPFFSYGGSSLLSFTMLLFIFLKLDSHRKQVLSH; the protein is encoded by the coding sequence TTGAGAGATAATCTTTCTAAAAATATTGATTGGCTGACGATTGCACTTTATGCCACTTTTGTAACATTTGGCTGGTTCAACATATTTGCTGCCGTTTATGATCATGATGCACAAATGAGCATTTTTGATTTTTCTATTAATTCCGGAAAGCAGCTCATGTGGATCGGGATTGCTACACTGCTGATCTTTGCAATCTTTATTATTGACTATAAGTTTTATAGCTCATTTGCCTTTTTTATATACGGGGCGGTTATAGTGGTACTTGTCCTCACCTGTTTGTTTGCACCGGACATCAAGGGGTCTAGGTCGTGGCTTGTATTAGGGCCAATAAGGCTCCAGCCTGCCGAATTTGCAAAACTAGGGACTGCATTGGCCATATCCAGCTATCTGGGACAAGTCAATATGAAGCTTTCTAAGTTTAAAACACAGCGGATGGTTGCTTTCTTAATTTTGCTGCCATCTATACTTATCTTACTTCAGAATGAAACAGGAACTGTGCTGGTATTTTCAGCTTTTGTGCTGGTGTTGTATAGAGAGGGGTTGTCGCCGGTTCTATTAGTTGCCGGTATTGGCTGTGTTGTGTTGTTTGTTGTGGCCCTTGTGGTCGAAGAAAACCTTTATATTGTTTTCGCTCTGTTGGCTATGACATCCATTTTTATTATAAGCCAGTTGTATAAACTAAGAAAACGTACTTTAAAACGGCTTGTGATCAATAGGATTTTGATTGCTGCTGGCTTGGCGGTTGTTTCTATAGGGGTGGTTTATGGAACAGACTTTTTTGTCAATGATGTTTTGCAGCCTCACCAGCAGGCCCGGATTAAGGCATTGCTGGACCCTGAGTCAGACCCTCAGGGTTTTGGATGGAATGTCATTCAATCTAAAACAGCTATTGGTTCCGGTGGATTTGCAGGAAAAGGTTTTTTGCAGGGCACACAAACCAAATTTGATTTTGTGCCTGAGCAAAGTACAGACTTTATTTTTTGCACTATAGGCGAGGAACATGGCTGGATCGGAAGCAGTCTCCTCATTGCTTTATATGTAGTGTTCTTGTGCCGTTTGGTTTTTCTTGCAGAACGGCAAAAGGATAAGTTTTCCAGGATATTTGGATATTCCGTAGCATCTATTATCTTTTTCCATTTTATGGTAAACATAGGTATGACCATAGGTGTATTCCCTATTATAGGTATTCCTTTGCCTTTCTTTAGTTACGGGGGATCTTCACTGCTTTCTTTTACCATGCTCTTGTTTATCTTCTTGAAGCTGGATTCACATAGGAAACAAGTGTTGAGCCATTAA
- the mrdA gene encoding penicillin-binding protein 2, producing MFENRKIVVQGIFVLVGLVYIIKLLSLQMFDDNYKMKAQKNIKRRIVEYPYRGLIYDRNGKELVYNNPVFDLMVVPREVKDLDTTAFCRLFKLTKEEFEVKMKDAVTPPKGSWSKPWPFIKQLSIKDFAKVQDYLVDFKGFYTQARTVRSYPHQSLANALGYIREIDKAQLDRQEDNYYSSGDYIGKSGLELHYEKHLRGRRGVRHVMVNVKGVEKGPFKGGMYDTLSVPGENLTASIDLELQKYGEKLMRNKRGSVVAIEPSTGEILSFVSAPSYDPNALTGRNFGENYLRLERDTLKPLFNRPLMAMYPPGSIFKIPQALIAMQMGVLNENTKYPCNKALVKCHPHDSPVDVMGSIQHSCNPYYYLVFKNILNQDLDPNKYKDTEIGFDKWREHITRFGFGNRLGIDIPSEKPGNIPSNSYYDRIYGDLRWKFTTIYSLGIGQGEIGAVPLQMANLAAIIANKGHYYTPHFIKAIGEEGKPLAEYRKKHDTGVDPKHFDVVIDGMEKVVTSGTAMRSRIKGIPMCGKTGTAQNPHGEDHSVFIAFAPKDDPKIAIAVFVENAGFGGTWAAPIASLMIEKYISDTITRPHLEKYILDKKFYEDQILDIN from the coding sequence ATGTTTGAAAACCGGAAAATAGTTGTACAGGGAATATTTGTTCTGGTAGGTCTAGTCTATATCATCAAACTTTTGTCATTGCAGATGTTTGACGATAACTATAAGATGAAAGCCCAGAAAAATATTAAACGCCGTATCGTAGAGTACCCTTACAGGGGACTTATTTATGATCGAAACGGTAAAGAGCTTGTATATAACAATCCGGTGTTTGACCTGATGGTCGTTCCTAGAGAGGTGAAAGACCTTGACACCACAGCTTTTTGCAGGTTATTCAAGTTGACCAAAGAAGAGTTTGAAGTGAAGATGAAAGATGCTGTGACTCCTCCTAAAGGATCTTGGTCTAAGCCTTGGCCGTTTATCAAACAGCTTTCAATCAAAGATTTTGCAAAAGTTCAAGACTATCTTGTAGACTTTAAAGGTTTTTATACCCAGGCCAGGACTGTTAGGTCTTATCCTCACCAAAGCTTAGCAAATGCCTTAGGGTATATCCGTGAAATTGACAAAGCACAACTTGATAGGCAGGAAGACAATTACTATTCAAGCGGTGACTATATCGGTAAGAGCGGATTGGAGTTGCATTATGAAAAACATTTGAGAGGTAGAAGAGGGGTGCGACATGTAATGGTAAATGTAAAAGGTGTAGAAAAAGGACCTTTTAAGGGCGGAATGTATGATACTTTGTCTGTACCAGGCGAAAACCTCACCGCTTCTATAGATTTGGAACTTCAGAAATACGGTGAGAAGTTGATGAGGAATAAAAGAGGTAGTGTTGTGGCTATCGAACCTTCTACGGGCGAAATCCTTTCTTTTGTTTCTGCGCCATCTTATGATCCTAACGCCTTGACAGGCCGTAATTTTGGAGAAAACTATTTGAGGCTTGAAAGGGATACTTTGAAGCCTTTGTTTAACAGGCCTCTTATGGCCATGTATCCTCCGGGCTCTATTTTCAAGATCCCTCAGGCCCTTATTGCCATGCAAATGGGCGTGCTTAATGAAAATACCAAATATCCTTGTAATAAAGCACTGGTGAAATGTCACCCTCATGACTCTCCGGTCGACGTAATGGGATCAATACAGCACTCATGTAACCCATATTATTACCTAGTGTTTAAAAATATTCTTAATCAGGATCTTGACCCTAATAAGTATAAAGATACGGAAATCGGCTTTGACAAATGGCGTGAACATATTACCCGTTTTGGCTTTGGAAACCGCTTAGGCATTGATATTCCTAGTGAGAAACCAGGAAATATTCCTAGCAATAGTTATTATGACCGTATTTATGGTGATCTACGTTGGAAGTTTACCACTATCTATTCTCTTGGTATTGGTCAGGGTGAAATCGGAGCAGTGCCGCTGCAAATGGCTAACCTTGCTGCTATTATTGCCAATAAGGGACACTATTACACTCCGCACTTTATAAAAGCAATCGGGGAGGAAGGAAAGCCATTGGCGGAATATCGCAAGAAGCATGATACAGGAGTAGACCCGAAGCATTTTGATGTGGTAATTGACGGAATGGAAAAAGTGGTCACTTCAGGAACAGCGATGCGTTCTCGAATTAAAGGGATCCCTATGTGCGGGAAAACCGGTACAGCCCAAAACCCGCATGGCGAAGACCACTCTGTATTTATTGCATTTGCGCCAAAAGATGACCCTAAAATAGCCATTGCGGTTTTTGTTGAAAACGCAGGTTTTGGAGGTACATGGGCGGCACCAATTGCCTCTTTAATGATAGAGAAATATATTTCAGATACTATTACCAGGCCACATTTGGAGAAATATATCCTGGATAAGAAATTCTACGAAGATCAAATATTAGATATAAATTGA
- a CDS encoding Rod shape-determining protein MreD, which translates to MKSQNTLKYFLYFLLFAGLQVVLFLNVSLFNVAFCFVYIGFILLLPIETSKVVQMLSAFAIGLVVDIFYDTLGIHAAASVLIAYIRAHVINLLTPRGGYDTGIEISVQSLGFQWFITYAGILVFTHHFALFFLEVLSISNFGRILLKTFASSIFTVFVITLLQYLFKSPKRI; encoded by the coding sequence ATGAAATCTCAAAATACGCTTAAGTACTTTTTATATTTTCTCCTGTTTGCAGGTTTACAGGTTGTACTTTTTCTCAATGTTTCCTTGTTCAATGTGGCATTCTGCTTTGTCTATATAGGTTTTATACTGCTGTTGCCTATAGAAACTTCAAAGGTGGTGCAGATGCTCTCTGCCTTTGCCATTGGTCTGGTCGTTGATATTTTTTATGACACTTTGGGAATTCATGCTGCTGCTTCTGTGTTAATAGCCTATATCAGGGCGCATGTCATAAATTTGCTTACGCCAAGAGGTGGATATGATACAGGAATAGAAATTTCTGTGCAATCTCTCGGCTTTCAGTGGTTTATTACCTATGCGGGTATATTGGTTTTTACCCATCATTTTGCCCTGTTTTTCCTTGAAGTACTTAGCATTTCCAATTTTGGAAGAATATTATTAAAAACTTTTGCCAGTAGTATCTTTACAGTATTTGTAATTACGTTATTACAGTACTTGTTCAAAAGTCCGAAACGAATCTGA
- the mreC gene encoding rod shape-determining protein MreC, which yields MHSLFQFFYRHRSFLFFLALETFCLWLIVKHNGYQGASFFNTSNYYAGQVLSARNNVAGYFKLTDVNRNMAYENAQLRELLIRYQQSEQNTSLDTVDFLRENQFSFIPAKVINNSVARANNFITLNKGAKDGIKPDMGVIAAGGVVGRVKAVSNNFSTVVSLLNSGMKVASKIKGKNIDCTVEWDGADPAVANLLYVVRHHKISVGDTIVTSEYNAIYPAGVMIGTIEDFKLDQGRSDYDIRVRLSVDFTKLSYVYAIDNSLRQERDSLELISRPKEGK from the coding sequence ATGCATAGTTTATTTCAATTCTTTTATCGGCACAGGTCTTTTCTGTTTTTCCTTGCATTGGAAACGTTTTGCCTGTGGCTGATAGTGAAGCATAATGGTTATCAAGGAGCTTCGTTCTTTAATACATCTAATTATTATGCCGGTCAGGTGCTTTCTGCCAGAAATAACGTGGCCGGCTATTTTAAGCTTACGGATGTAAATAGAAACATGGCTTACGAAAATGCACAATTGAGAGAACTATTGATTCGCTATCAGCAATCCGAACAGAACACTTCTTTAGATACCGTTGATTTTTTGCGAGAAAATCAATTTAGTTTTATCCCTGCCAAGGTAATCAACAATTCTGTGGCCAGGGCCAATAACTTTATTACCTTGAATAAAGGTGCTAAAGATGGCATTAAGCCTGATATGGGTGTGATAGCTGCCGGTGGTGTAGTGGGAAGGGTAAAAGCTGTTTCTAATAACTTCTCTACTGTAGTCTCTCTCCTGAACTCAGGCATGAAAGTGGCCTCTAAGATCAAAGGTAAAAATATTGATTGTACTGTTGAGTGGGATGGCGCTGACCCTGCCGTTGCCAATCTTTTGTATGTTGTGAGGCACCATAAAATCTCTGTCGGAGATACTATCGTGACTTCCGAATATAATGCCATATACCCCGCTGGTGTCATGATAGGTACTATAGAGGACTTCAAGTTAGATCAAGGCAGGAGCGATTATGATATCCGGGTCAGGCTCTCTGTAGATTTTACTAAACTATCTTATGTTTATGCTATTGATAATTCCCTAAGACAGGAAAGGGATTCTCTGGAATTGATATCAAGGCCAAAAGAAGGCAAATAA
- a CDS encoding rod shape-determining protein gives MGLFDFFTSDIAIDLGTANTLIIHKDKIVVDEPSIIALDKVSGKVLAIGREAMQMHEKTHENIKTIRPLKDGVIADFHAAEHMIRGMIKMIDSNKKLVGATSHRMVICIPSGITEVEKRAVRDSAEHAGAKEVYMIHEPIAAAIGLGIDIEQPMGSMIVDIGGGTTEIAVIALSGIVCEQSIRVAGDVFNKDILDYMRRQHNLLIGERSAERVKIEVGSALTELDTPPEDYEIRGRDLMTGIPKVIKVSYSEIAFALDKSISKIEEAVLKALEISPPELSADIYDNGIHLTGGGALLRGLDKRLALKTKLPIHVAEDPLRAVVRGTGIAIKDINSYKAVLMS, from the coding sequence ATGGGTTTATTTGATTTTTTTACCAGTGACATAGCCATAGATCTAGGTACAGCCAATACCTTAATTATCCATAAAGATAAGATCGTAGTTGATGAGCCGTCTATAATTGCTCTGGATAAAGTTTCGGGCAAAGTGCTGGCCATAGGGCGTGAGGCGATGCAAATGCACGAAAAGACGCATGAGAACATCAAGACCATCCGTCCACTTAAAGATGGAGTGATTGCTGACTTCCATGCTGCCGAGCATATGATCAGGGGCATGATCAAAATGATTGACAGCAATAAAAAGCTTGTTGGCGCTACTTCTCATCGTATGGTCATATGTATCCCTTCGGGTATTACTGAAGTTGAGAAAAGAGCTGTTCGCGACTCTGCTGAGCATGCCGGGGCTAAAGAGGTGTATATGATTCACGAGCCAATTGCTGCGGCCATTGGTTTGGGCATTGACATTGAGCAGCCTATGGGTTCTATGATTGTTGATATTGGAGGGGGTACAACAGAGATTGCGGTTATTGCACTTTCTGGTATTGTGTGTGAACAGTCTATACGTGTGGCAGGTGATGTCTTTAACAAAGATATTCTCGACTATATGAGAAGACAGCACAACCTTCTGATTGGTGAGCGTTCTGCCGAGCGGGTCAAGATCGAAGTGGGATCTGCCCTGACAGAACTTGATACGCCACCTGAGGATTATGAAATTCGTGGCCGTGACTTGATGACAGGAATTCCTAAGGTAATCAAAGTTAGCTATTCTGAGATCGCTTTTGCTTTAGATAAATCCATCTCTAAGATAGAGGAGGCTGTTTTGAAGGCGTTGGAGATTTCACCGCCAGAATTGTCTGCAGATATTTATGACAATGGAATACATCTTACCGGTGGAGGTGCGTTATTAAGAGGGCTGGATAAGCGCCTTGCACTGAAAACTAAGCTCCCAATACATGTGGCCGAAGATCCACTGAGAGCTGTCGTGCGCGGTACGGGGATAGCTATTAAAGATATTAATAGCTATAAAGCAGTATTGATGTCATAA
- the purH gene encoding bifunctional phosphoribosylaminoimidazolecarboxamide formyltransferase/IMP cyclohydrolase, whose translation MESKKIKSALISVFYKDGLESLVRLLNENGVKIYSTGGTQKFIEELGVEVTAVEDLTSYPSIFGGRVKTLHPKVFGGILHRRDLENDKKQAAEFDIPEIDLVIVDLYPFEETVASGASDDQIIEKIDIGGISLIRAAAKNYKDVVILSSRNHYSVLEDVLREKNGATDLSDRKMFAALAFDTSSHYDSAIYQYFTKDIDLPSFKSSIQTTGMLRYGENPHQNGYYYGNLSEMFEKLNGKELSYNNLVDMDAAVALIDEFEETAFAILKHTNACGVALGSTVKEAYLKALAADPISAFGGVLVTNGPVDMAAAEELNKLFCEVLIAPSFADDALELLKSKKNRIILKRKDVQLPKVQFKSLLNGVIQQDKDLKTEKVSDLRTVTIASPSDAEKKALIFAAKICKHTKSNAIVLATEDQLISSGVGQTSRVDALKQAIEKAEGFGFKLDSKVVMASDAFFPFPDCVEIAFNSGIKAVIQPGGSVKDQESIDFCNLRGMAMVFTGLRHFKH comes from the coding sequence ATGGAATCCAAAAAAATCAAATCTGCATTAATTTCTGTATTCTACAAAGATGGCCTGGAATCACTGGTACGTTTGTTGAATGAAAATGGCGTCAAAATATACTCTACAGGAGGTACCCAAAAGTTTATTGAAGAGCTGGGCGTGGAAGTAACAGCGGTTGAAGACTTGACTAGTTACCCTTCAATTTTTGGAGGCAGGGTCAAAACGCTTCACCCTAAAGTTTTTGGTGGCATCCTGCATAGGAGAGACCTTGAGAACGATAAGAAACAAGCTGCAGAGTTTGATATTCCTGAAATTGACTTGGTTATTGTGGATCTATATCCTTTTGAGGAAACAGTGGCTTCTGGAGCATCAGATGATCAAATCATCGAAAAAATAGATATTGGAGGTATTTCGCTAATCCGGGCAGCGGCCAAGAACTATAAGGATGTGGTAATATTATCTTCAAGAAACCACTACTCGGTGTTGGAAGATGTTTTGCGCGAAAAAAATGGTGCTACAGACCTATCTGACAGGAAAATGTTCGCTGCACTTGCATTTGACACTTCTTCTCATTATGACTCTGCTATTTATCAATATTTTACCAAAGATATAGACCTGCCATCTTTCAAAAGCAGTATTCAAACTACCGGCATGCTTAGGTATGGCGAAAATCCGCATCAAAATGGGTATTACTATGGTAACCTAAGTGAAATGTTTGAGAAACTCAACGGTAAGGAATTGTCGTATAACAATCTAGTTGATATGGATGCAGCAGTTGCCTTAATAGATGAGTTTGAGGAAACGGCTTTTGCTATTCTTAAACATACCAATGCATGTGGAGTGGCATTGGGCAGTACAGTGAAAGAAGCTTATTTAAAGGCATTGGCCGCTGATCCTATCTCTGCTTTTGGAGGTGTCCTTGTGACAAATGGGCCAGTGGATATGGCTGCTGCCGAAGAGTTGAACAAACTTTTCTGCGAAGTTTTAATAGCCCCATCTTTCGCTGATGATGCTTTGGAGCTTCTGAAGTCTAAGAAAAACAGAATCATATTAAAAAGAAAAGACGTACAGCTTCCAAAGGTGCAGTTCAAGAGCTTGTTGAACGGTGTTATTCAGCAGGACAAAGACTTGAAGACAGAGAAGGTTTCTGACCTTAGGACGGTAACCATTGCTTCTCCTTCAGATGCAGAGAAAAAGGCTTTGATATTTGCTGCTAAGATTTGTAAACACACGAAGTCCAATGCCATTGTTCTTGCTACCGAAGATCAGTTAATTTCCAGTGGTGTGGGTCAAACCTCCAGGGTAGATGCTTTGAAACAAGCCATTGAAAAGGCAGAAGGATTTGGCTTTAAGTTAGACAGCAAAGTAGTTATGGCTTCTGATGCATTTTTCCCATTTCCTGACTGTGTAGAAATTGCCTTCAATTCAGGCATTAAAGCAGTAATTCAACCTGGGGGATCAGTAAAAGATCAAGAATCTATAGATTTTTGTAACCTTAGAGGCATGGCAATGGTATTTACAGGTCTGAGACATTTTAAACATTAA
- the purN gene encoding phosphoribosylglycinamide formyltransferase: MNIFVKDSQINIAVFCSGSGSNAQKIFEYFRDRKDVNIVATMCNKKDAYALERAKKFNIPTRVFNKEEFAHSDVIVNELKALKTDWVILAGFLWLIPDRLLEAFPGKIINIHPALLPAYGGKGMYGMYVHQAVLDAKEKQTGITVHYINENYDEGEIIFQAACDIGDCYSPEMVAKKVQSLEHQHYPRIIDELITQSIKG, encoded by the coding sequence TTGAATATTTTCGTGAAAGACTCTCAGATAAACATCGCTGTATTTTGTTCCGGCTCAGGAAGCAATGCTCAAAAAATTTTTGAATATTTCCGTGACAGGAAAGATGTGAACATAGTAGCTACTATGTGTAATAAAAAGGATGCATATGCTTTAGAACGTGCAAAAAAGTTTAATATCCCGACACGGGTTTTTAACAAAGAAGAATTTGCTCATAGTGACGTAATTGTCAATGAGCTCAAAGCATTAAAAACCGATTGGGTAATTCTTGCCGGTTTTTTGTGGCTAATACCTGATAGGCTTTTAGAGGCTTTTCCTGGTAAAATCATCAATATCCATCCTGCACTTTTGCCTGCTTATGGTGGCAAAGGTATGTATGGAATGTATGTACACCAGGCTGTGCTGGATGCTAAAGAAAAGCAAACTGGTATAACCGTACATTACATAAATGAAAATTACGACGAGGGGGAAATTATTTTTCAGGCGGCTTGCGACATAGGAGACTGTTATTCTCCAGAAATGGTCGCCAAAAAAGTACAGTCCCTTGAGCATCAACACTACCCAAGAATCATTGACGAATTAATAACCCAAAGTATAAAAGGATAA
- a CDS encoding geranylgeranylglycerol-phosphate geranylgeranyltransferase has product MKNNLLKHLRYVLRVIYRLVRLQNLVIIALSQYFVALFIVGKYLPHLETLFSFDLFILVCSTVSIAAGGYIINDYYDVKIDIINKPQKVVVGRYLNRRIAMVAHLGFTVAGVLLGAALNWRIMLINIACGGALWLYSNELKRQPFSGNFVVALLTGVAVVLPSYYFQAGLAHALVYGGFAFFISLIREIVKDMEDARGDASFGCKTLPVLWGIRRTRNFIFIISGIFLSFILYASFFISSQLFVALIVLVIFPVSYLLYQLSNADTIKEFHKVSVLCKIIMLSGLAGMIFI; this is encoded by the coding sequence ATGAAAAATAACTTACTTAAACATCTAAGATATGTACTTAGAGTTATTTATCGTCTCGTGCGTTTGCAGAACCTTGTTATTATAGCCCTTAGTCAGTATTTTGTTGCCCTTTTTATAGTAGGAAAATACCTTCCGCACTTAGAAACGTTGTTTTCTTTTGATTTATTCATTTTGGTATGTTCTACGGTATCAATAGCTGCGGGAGGGTATATTATCAATGATTATTATGATGTAAAAATAGACATCATAAACAAGCCTCAGAAAGTTGTAGTTGGCAGGTACCTAAATCGCCGAATAGCCATGGTGGCCCACTTGGGGTTTACTGTAGCAGGGGTGCTTTTGGGGGCAGCTTTAAATTGGAGAATCATGCTTATTAATATAGCTTGCGGGGGTGCTCTATGGTTATACTCCAATGAGCTGAAGCGTCAGCCGTTTAGCGGCAATTTTGTGGTAGCTTTATTGACAGGGGTAGCCGTCGTTTTGCCATCGTACTATTTTCAGGCTGGGCTGGCGCATGCACTGGTTTATGGAGGTTTTGCATTTTTTATATCTTTGATACGTGAAATTGTTAAAGATATGGAAGATGCAAGGGGAGATGCCTCTTTTGGCTGCAAAACACTTCCTGTTTTGTGGGGGATAAGGCGTACCAGAAATTTCATTTTCATAATTTCCGGAATTTTTCTTTCCTTTATACTTTATGCTTCGTTTTTTATCAGCAGTCAACTATTTGTAGCGCTGATTGTTTTGGTAATTTTTCCTGTAAGCTACCTGCTGTATCAGTTGTCAAATGCTGATACTATCAAAGAATTTCATAAAGTTAGCGTCTTGTGTAAGATTATTATGCTTTCAGGACTTGCGGGCATGATATTTATATAA
- a CDS encoding HAD hydrolase family protein, whose protein sequence is MADFSKISTFILDVDGVLTDGSVVSYANGEHARRFYIKDGYALEKAVQNGYNIIIITGGFEEGVKNRLTFLGIRDIFMGVKDKIKVFNEYIKGKKIDNESILYMGDDIPDYKMLKLAGLPTCPNDAAEDIKPICSYISPKDGGRGAVRDVIEKVMKAQGKWTPENW, encoded by the coding sequence ATGGCTGATTTCAGTAAAATCTCTACCTTTATTCTTGATGTTGACGGTGTGTTAACAGACGGCAGCGTTGTGTCTTATGCTAATGGCGAGCATGCACGTAGGTTCTATATTAAGGATGGCTATGCTTTAGAAAAAGCTGTCCAGAACGGATATAACATTATTATTATTACTGGTGGTTTTGAAGAAGGGGTCAAAAACAGGTTAACGTTTCTCGGCATTAGGGATATTTTCATGGGTGTAAAGGATAAGATTAAGGTCTTTAATGAATATATTAAAGGTAAGAAAATAGATAATGAGTCCATCCTCTATATGGGCGATGATATTCCTGACTATAAAATGTTGAAACTGGCAGGGCTGCCAACTTGCCCTAATGATGCAGCAGAAGACATTAAACCTATTTGTTCCTACATCAGCCCAAAAGATGGCGGTAGAGGAGCTGTGCGCGATGTAATAGAAAAAGTCATGAAAGCGCAAGGTAAATGGACACCTGAAAACTGGTAG
- a CDS encoding DUF2520 domain-containing protein produces the protein MPASYKISFVGAGNVAWNLAPAFENAGIKVEEIYSRNKDHAQNLTHRLYDAIALDCPDFSSSKSDVIVIAVPDDYISEVVAQLQVPDHSIVVHTSGTAPLEVLDGIKQFGVMYPLQTFSKSKAVQLDNVPFFLEGSDEQVYELIEILVSAVSKHIYRASSADRLSLHVAAVFACNFTNHLYGISDNILKQANLPFDVLKPLIAETMEKAFLLSPAEAQTGPAVRKDVKTLEKHLSYLSGQPALKDLYKILTKRLLRKE, from the coding sequence ATGCCCGCCTCATATAAAATATCTTTTGTCGGTGCCGGAAACGTAGCATGGAATCTGGCACCGGCTTTTGAAAATGCTGGTATTAAAGTAGAAGAAATATACAGCAGAAATAAAGACCATGCCCAAAACTTAACGCATAGGCTTTATGATGCCATTGCACTAGACTGTCCAGATTTTTCTTCCAGTAAATCAGATGTTATTGTTATTGCCGTACCCGACGATTACATTTCGGAAGTAGTAGCGCAATTACAAGTTCCTGACCATTCTATAGTTGTGCACACTTCAGGTACCGCTCCCCTTGAGGTACTTGATGGTATTAAGCAATTTGGTGTTATGTATCCATTGCAGACTTTTTCTAAGTCTAAGGCTGTTCAGTTGGATAATGTACCCTTTTTTTTAGAAGGGTCTGATGAGCAGGTATATGAATTAATTGAAATATTGGTAAGTGCTGTCAGTAAGCATATTTATAGAGCATCATCTGCTGACCGCCTTTCTCTGCATGTGGCAGCAGTTTTTGCCTGCAATTTTACCAATCATTTATATGGCATTTCTGATAATATACTCAAACAGGCAAACCTGCCATTTGATGTGTTGAAGCCTTTGATTGCAGAAACAATGGAAAAGGCTTTTCTTTTATCTCCTGCCGAAGCGCAAACAGGGCCAGCCGTTCGCAAAGATGTGAAAACGTTGGAGAAGCACCTTTCTTATTTATCAGGCCAGCCGGCGTTGAAAGACCTTTATAAAATTTTGACCAAACGATTATTGAGAAAGGAGTAA